One Leifsonia shinshuensis DNA window includes the following coding sequences:
- the prmC gene encoding peptide chain release factor N(5)-glutamine methyltransferase yields the protein MSDAAPSTVRSLRDETVAVLAQAGVPDPEVDADLLVGFVLGVGRGRVQALVVMDAAIDAEDAGRVRGLAARRATREPLQHITGTAPFRSLELAVGPGVFVPRPETEQVVQFAIDALRAVPSAEPVGVDLGTGSGAIALAMATEVPHARVYAVEKSPEAFAWTRRNVESVGAANLRAVLGDLADALPELDGAVDVVISNPPYVPDDAIPRDPEVRLFDPAVALYGGADGLDVVRVISGVARRLLRPGGTLVLEHGELQGAQIRELLTADGWRATATHPDLTTRDRATTALK from the coding sequence ATGTCTGACGCCGCGCCCTCCACCGTCCGCTCCCTCCGCGACGAGACGGTCGCCGTGCTCGCGCAGGCGGGGGTCCCCGATCCGGAGGTGGACGCCGACCTCCTCGTCGGGTTCGTGCTCGGCGTCGGGCGCGGCCGCGTGCAGGCGCTCGTGGTGATGGACGCCGCCATCGACGCGGAGGACGCCGGCCGGGTGCGGGGGCTCGCCGCCCGCCGGGCCACGCGCGAGCCGCTGCAGCACATCACAGGCACGGCCCCGTTCCGCTCCCTGGAGCTCGCGGTCGGCCCGGGCGTGTTCGTGCCGCGGCCGGAGACCGAGCAGGTCGTCCAGTTCGCGATCGACGCACTGCGGGCGGTGCCCTCGGCCGAGCCGGTCGGCGTGGATCTCGGGACCGGCAGCGGCGCGATCGCCCTGGCGATGGCGACGGAGGTCCCGCACGCGCGCGTCTACGCCGTGGAGAAGTCGCCGGAGGCCTTCGCCTGGACCCGCCGCAACGTCGAGTCGGTGGGCGCGGCGAACCTCCGGGCCGTGCTCGGCGACCTCGCCGACGCCCTCCCGGAGCTGGACGGCGCCGTGGACGTCGTCATCTCCAACCCGCCGTACGTGCCGGACGACGCGATCCCGCGCGACCCGGAGGTCCGCCTGTTCGACCCGGCCGTCGCCCTGTACGGCGGCGCCGACGGGCTGGACGTCGTGCGCGTCATCTCCGGGGTCGCCCGGCGGCTGCTGCGCCCGGGCGGCACGCTCGTGCTGGAGCACGGCGAGCTGCAGGGCGCGCAGATCCGCGAGCTGCTGACCGCGGACGGCTGGCGCGCCACCGCGACCCACCCCGACCTGACCACGCGCGACCGCGCGACCACCGCCCTCAAGTAG
- the cysK gene encoding cysteine synthase A — MPAQVYENITETVGRTPLVKLNRLAAGTGATVLAKLEFFNPAASVKDRIGVAIIDAAEKSGALRPGGIIVEGTSGNTGIALAMVGAARGYKVILTMPETMSKERRVLLRAFGAEIVLTPGPDGMRGAVEAAKKIVAENDNAIWAQQFANEANPAIHRATTAEEVWADTDGGVDIFVSGVGTGGTITGVGQVLKERKPSVQIVAVEPADSPILNGGKPGPHKIQGLGANFVPEILDTSVYDEVIDVSFEDSIAVAKKLASEEGILAGISSGAIVWAALQLAARPENAGKTIVAVVCDTGERYISTALWADLLD, encoded by the coding sequence ATGCCAGCACAGGTCTACGAGAACATCACCGAAACCGTCGGACGCACTCCCCTCGTCAAGCTGAACAGGCTCGCCGCCGGCACAGGCGCGACCGTGCTGGCGAAGCTGGAGTTCTTCAACCCCGCCGCCTCCGTCAAGGACCGCATCGGCGTCGCGATCATCGACGCCGCCGAGAAGTCCGGCGCGCTGCGCCCCGGCGGCATCATCGTCGAGGGCACCAGCGGCAACACCGGCATCGCGCTCGCGATGGTCGGCGCGGCCCGCGGCTACAAGGTCATCCTCACGATGCCGGAGACGATGTCGAAGGAGCGCCGCGTGCTGCTGCGCGCGTTCGGCGCCGAGATCGTCCTCACCCCGGGTCCGGACGGGATGCGCGGCGCGGTCGAGGCCGCCAAGAAGATCGTCGCCGAGAACGACAACGCCATCTGGGCGCAGCAGTTCGCCAACGAGGCCAACCCCGCCATCCACCGCGCGACCACGGCGGAGGAGGTCTGGGCGGACACGGACGGCGGCGTCGACATCTTCGTCTCCGGCGTCGGGACCGGCGGCACCATCACCGGCGTCGGCCAGGTGCTCAAGGAGCGCAAGCCCAGCGTGCAGATCGTCGCCGTCGAGCCGGCGGACTCCCCCATCCTGAACGGCGGCAAGCCCGGCCCACACAAGATCCAGGGCCTCGGCGCCAACTTCGTCCCGGAGATCCTGGACACGAGCGTGTACGACGAGGTCATCGACGTGTCGTTCGAGGACTCGATCGCCGTGGCCAAGAAACTGGCCTCCGAGGAGGGCATCCTCGCCGGCATCTCCTCCGGCGCGATCGTCTGGGCCGCCCTCCAGCTGGCGGCGCGCCCCGAGAACGCCGGCAAGACGATCGTCGCGGTGGTCTGCGACACCGGCGAACGGTACATCTCGACGGCCCTCTGGGCGGACCTGCTGGACTGA
- the epsC gene encoding serine O-acetyltransferase EpsC, with the protein MALFRAREDIRNARTHDPAARGGAEVALVYSGLHAVWSYRVAHRLWRAGYRMPARMLSQFTRFLTGIEIHPGARIGRRFFIDHGMGVVIGETTWIGDDVMLYHGVTLGGRGSGHGKRHPTIHDHVTVGAGAKVLGAIEIGTRTVIGANAVVVHDAPPDSVLTGVPARARPRSGHEQIAGDEWLDPALYI; encoded by the coding sequence GTGGCCCTCTTCCGGGCGCGCGAGGACATCCGCAACGCGCGCACGCACGACCCTGCCGCTCGCGGGGGCGCGGAGGTGGCGCTGGTCTACTCCGGCCTCCACGCGGTCTGGTCGTACCGGGTCGCCCACCGGCTCTGGCGCGCGGGCTACCGGATGCCGGCGCGGATGCTCTCCCAGTTCACGCGCTTCCTGACCGGCATCGAGATCCACCCCGGCGCCCGCATCGGCCGCCGCTTCTTCATCGACCACGGGATGGGCGTCGTCATCGGCGAGACCACCTGGATCGGCGACGACGTGATGCTCTACCACGGGGTGACCCTGGGCGGACGCGGCAGCGGTCACGGCAAACGGCACCCGACCATCCACGACCACGTGACGGTGGGCGCGGGCGCGAAGGTGCTGGGCGCGATCGAGATCGGGACACGCACGGTGATCGGCGCGAACGCGGTGGTCGTGCACGACGCGCCGCCGGACTCGGTGCTGACCGGGGTGCCTGCGCGGGCACGGCCACGGTCGGGGCACGAGCAGATCGCCGGGGATGAGTGGTTGGATCCGGCGCTGTACATCTGA
- a CDS encoding PASTA domain-containing protein, with protein sequence MSTWIVGGLAALLSVAYGVAYGFGIFLVVLSLFVLPTALVALATHRRTWLRLPSGSALPTILAAVSAFSLLLGSFVAGMQPTDGSRATVHTPQSVTLLDYTGDVGTSASANLSGAGLTVRMITADGSPAPDDWTGWVVVDESPAAGAVVAHNAIVTIRLRPVTTPTPTPTPTPTPTPTPTPTPTPTPTPTPTPTPAPVPAPAPAPAPAPAPAPAPAPAPGPLVTPGAFCADAQQGVVGHSAAGRTYTCGGKGPDANGHLHWNTD encoded by the coding sequence GTGTCGACGTGGATCGTGGGCGGTCTGGCCGCTCTGCTCAGCGTTGCCTACGGGGTGGCCTACGGGTTCGGGATCTTCCTCGTGGTGCTGTCGCTGTTCGTCCTCCCGACCGCGCTCGTCGCACTCGCCACGCATCGGAGGACCTGGTTGCGGCTCCCGAGCGGGAGCGCCCTCCCGACGATCCTGGCGGCCGTCTCCGCCTTCTCGCTGCTGCTGGGTTCGTTCGTGGCCGGGATGCAGCCGACGGACGGCTCGCGGGCCACCGTCCACACGCCGCAGTCGGTGACCCTCCTCGATTACACGGGCGATGTCGGGACGAGCGCGTCCGCGAACCTCTCGGGCGCAGGCCTCACGGTCCGCATGATCACGGCGGACGGCAGCCCTGCACCCGACGACTGGACGGGGTGGGTCGTCGTCGACGAGAGCCCAGCGGCCGGGGCCGTCGTGGCTCACAACGCGATCGTGACGATCAGGCTGCGTCCGGTGACGACACCGACACCGACGCCTACTCCTACTCCTACTCCTACTCCTACTCCTACTCCTACTCCGACACCCACGCCGACTCCGACTCCGACGCCCACGCCGGCCCCAGTCCCCGCACCGGCCCCAGCCCCTGCACCGGCCCCAGCCCCTGCACCGGCCCCAGCCCCCGCACCCGGTCCGCTGGTCACTCCCGGCGCCTTCTGCGCAGACGCACAGCAGGGCGTCGTCGGCCACTCAGCGGCCGGCCGGACCTACACCTGCGGCGGCAAGGGCCCCGACGCCAACGGCCACCTGCACTGGAACACCGACTGA
- the prfA gene encoding peptide chain release factor 1, with protein sequence MFESVTGLIAEHDDLQQQLSDPELHSDPVRSKKVNRRYAELSRIVASYNQWKQLSDDLEAARELAAEDEAFAEEIPGLEQSLEESGERLRRLLIPRDPNDSRDVIMEIKMGEGGAESALFAGDLLRMYLHYADSRRWKAEIIEQTSSDLGGIKDVQVAFKGSSSDPAEGVWAHLKYEGGVHRVQRVPATESQGRIHTSAAGVLVFPEVDEPEEVDINQNDLKIDVFRSSGPGGQSVNTTDSAVRITHVPTGIVVSMQNEKSQLQNREAAMRVLRARLLAKQQEEADAEAAEFRKGQIRTMDRSERIRTYNFPENRIADHRTGYKAYNLDSVMNGALDPVIESNILADEEARLAVLGQD encoded by the coding sequence ATGTTCGAGTCGGTCACCGGCCTCATCGCCGAGCACGACGACCTCCAGCAGCAGCTCTCCGACCCCGAGCTGCACAGCGACCCGGTCCGCTCCAAGAAGGTGAACCGCCGCTACGCGGAGCTGTCGCGCATCGTCGCCTCGTACAACCAGTGGAAGCAGCTGTCGGACGACCTGGAGGCCGCGCGCGAGCTGGCCGCGGAGGACGAGGCGTTCGCCGAGGAGATCCCGGGCCTCGAGCAGAGCCTGGAGGAGTCCGGCGAGCGGCTGCGCCGCCTGCTGATCCCGCGGGACCCCAACGACAGCCGCGACGTCATCATGGAGATCAAGATGGGGGAGGGCGGGGCCGAGTCCGCGCTCTTCGCCGGCGACCTCCTGCGCATGTACCTGCACTACGCGGACTCGCGGCGCTGGAAGGCCGAGATCATCGAGCAGACCTCCAGCGACCTCGGCGGCATCAAGGACGTCCAGGTCGCGTTCAAGGGCAGCTCGAGCGACCCGGCCGAGGGCGTGTGGGCGCACTTGAAGTACGAGGGCGGCGTGCACCGCGTGCAGCGCGTGCCGGCGACCGAGTCGCAGGGCCGCATCCACACCTCAGCTGCGGGCGTGCTGGTCTTCCCGGAGGTCGACGAGCCCGAAGAGGTCGACATCAACCAGAACGACCTGAAGATCGACGTCTTCCGGTCGTCGGGCCCGGGCGGCCAGTCGGTCAACACGACCGACTCGGCTGTGCGGATCACGCACGTGCCGACCGGCATCGTGGTCTCGATGCAGAACGAGAAGAGCCAGCTGCAGAACCGCGAGGCCGCGATGCGCGTGCTGCGCGCGCGGCTGCTGGCGAAGCAGCAGGAGGAGGCGGACGCCGAGGCGGCCGAGTTCCGCAAGGGCCAGATCCGCACGATGGACCGCTCGGAGCGCATCCGCACCTACAACTTCCCGGAGAACCGGATCGCGGACCACCGGACCGGCTACAAGGCGTACAACCTGGACTCGGTGATGAACGGGGCGTTGGACCCGGTGATCGAGTCGAACATCCTGGCGGATGAGGAGGCTCGGTTGGCGGTGCTGGGGCAGGACTGA
- the rho gene encoding transcription termination factor Rho, whose protein sequence is MTDVELHAGGVDTSDLTSLKVAELQALAAELGLQGATRLRKGELVEAIATARAAAAGTDAPAEPEAAEPVSIETEPTENEQQADHATAASQVLIEPLIAEPAADEPIAGDALLGRDSLTEPVAEPRRRGSRRASSPDGTSIAPSTSVGAGAHVNTGETGVESLIPDVDALLDSALASREQAQRDGQGGGRRRRGRGGQNGQGQQNGAQEADEQSAEAAQGEQARGDQGGDQQAESAEQGGEQQQSGRSRRNRNRNKGGQNGDQNQQGQNQQGQNQQGQNQQGQNQQGQQNQGQPKDLQGDGGQRGGQQNRGPQQQEQADGDRAGRYRDRNRKRRGGAGGDDLEPEIADDDVLIPVAGILDVLDNYAFVRTTGYLPGASDVYVSLGQVKKYSLRKGDAVVGAIRQPREGDNNSRQKYNALVKVDSINGQTVEEAATRVEFGKLTPLYPQERLRLETEPGKVTQRIIDLVAPIGKGQRGLIVAPPKAGKTIVMQQIANAITTNNPEVHLMVVLVDERPEEVTDMQRTVKGEVIASTFDRPAEDHTTVAELAIERAKRLVELGHDVVVLLDSITRLGRAYNLTAPASGRILSGGVDASALYPPKRFFGAARNIEHGGSLTILASALVETGSKMDEVIFEEFKGTGNMELRLSRQLADKRIFPAVDVNASGTRREEMLMGQDEVKITWKLRRALAGLDQQQALEIVLGRLKETSSNVEFLMQVQKSMPQPTNGHGTAHSHGHENDHR, encoded by the coding sequence GTGACTGATGTCGAACTCCACGCCGGGGGCGTGGACACCAGCGACCTGACCTCGCTCAAGGTGGCGGAGCTGCAGGCTCTCGCCGCCGAGCTCGGCCTCCAGGGCGCGACCCGGCTCCGCAAGGGCGAGCTGGTCGAGGCGATCGCGACGGCTCGCGCCGCGGCCGCCGGAACCGACGCGCCCGCCGAGCCGGAAGCGGCCGAGCCGGTCTCCATCGAGACCGAGCCGACCGAGAACGAGCAGCAGGCGGACCACGCGACCGCGGCCTCCCAGGTGCTCATCGAGCCGCTCATCGCCGAGCCTGCCGCGGACGAGCCGATCGCCGGCGACGCCCTCCTGGGCCGCGACTCCCTGACGGAGCCCGTCGCCGAGCCGCGTCGCCGCGGCTCGCGCCGTGCCTCCAGCCCGGACGGCACGAGCATCGCCCCGTCGACCAGCGTCGGCGCCGGCGCCCACGTCAACACCGGCGAGACCGGTGTCGAGTCGCTCATCCCGGACGTCGACGCGCTGCTCGACTCCGCGCTCGCCTCCCGCGAGCAGGCCCAGCGCGACGGCCAGGGCGGCGGACGCCGTCGCCGCGGCCGTGGCGGCCAGAACGGCCAGGGCCAGCAGAACGGCGCGCAGGAGGCCGACGAGCAGTCGGCCGAGGCGGCGCAGGGCGAGCAGGCCCGAGGCGACCAGGGCGGCGACCAGCAGGCCGAGTCCGCCGAGCAGGGCGGCGAGCAGCAGCAGTCCGGCCGCAGCCGCCGCAACCGCAACCGCAACAAGGGCGGCCAGAACGGCGACCAGAACCAGCAGGGCCAGAACCAGCAGGGCCAGAACCAGCAGGGTCAGAACCAGCAGGGCCAGAACCAGCAGGGTCAGCAGAACCAGGGCCAGCCGAAGGACCTCCAGGGCGACGGCGGCCAGCGGGGCGGCCAGCAGAACCGCGGCCCGCAGCAGCAGGAGCAGGCCGACGGCGACCGCGCCGGACGCTACCGCGACCGCAACCGCAAGCGCCGTGGCGGCGCGGGCGGCGACGACCTCGAGCCCGAGATCGCCGACGACGACGTGCTGATCCCGGTCGCGGGCATCCTCGACGTGCTGGACAACTACGCGTTCGTCCGCACCACGGGCTACCTCCCGGGCGCCAGCGACGTCTACGTCTCGCTCGGCCAGGTCAAGAAGTACAGCCTCCGCAAGGGCGACGCCGTCGTCGGCGCCATCCGCCAGCCGCGCGAGGGCGACAACAACAGCCGCCAGAAGTACAACGCTCTGGTGAAGGTCGACTCGATCAACGGCCAGACCGTCGAGGAGGCCGCGACCCGCGTCGAGTTCGGCAAGCTCACCCCGCTGTACCCGCAGGAGCGCCTGCGGCTCGAGACCGAGCCGGGCAAGGTCACCCAGCGGATCATCGACCTGGTCGCCCCGATCGGCAAGGGCCAGCGCGGCCTCATCGTCGCGCCCCCGAAGGCCGGCAAGACCATCGTGATGCAGCAGATCGCCAACGCGATCACCACCAACAACCCCGAGGTTCACCTCATGGTCGTCCTGGTGGACGAGCGTCCAGAAGAGGTCACCGACATGCAGCGCACGGTCAAGGGTGAGGTCATCGCCTCCACCTTCGACCGCCCGGCGGAGGACCACACCACCGTCGCGGAGCTCGCGATCGAGCGCGCCAAGCGCCTGGTCGAGCTCGGCCACGACGTGGTCGTGCTGCTCGACTCGATCACCCGCCTCGGCCGCGCGTACAACCTGACGGCCCCGGCCTCCGGCCGCATCCTGTCGGGCGGTGTCGACGCCTCCGCGCTGTACCCGCCGAAGCGCTTCTTCGGCGCCGCGCGCAACATCGAGCACGGCGGCTCGCTGACCATCCTCGCCTCGGCGCTGGTGGAGACCGGCTCCAAGATGGACGAGGTGATCTTCGAGGAGTTCAAGGGCACCGGAAACATGGAGCTCCGCCTGTCGCGCCAGCTGGCCGACAAGCGCATCTTCCCGGCCGTCGACGTCAACGCCTCCGGCACCCGCCGCGAGGAGATGCTGATGGGCCAGGACGAGGTCAAGATCACCTGGAAGCTGCGTCGCGCCCTCGCCGGCCTCGACCAGCAGCAGGCCCTGGAGATCGTGCTCGGCCGCCTGAAGGAGACCTCGAGCAACGTCGAGTTCCTGATGCAGGTGCAGAAGTCGATGCCGCAGCCGACCAACGGCCACGGCACCGCGCACTCGCACGGCCACGAGAACGACCACCGCTAG
- the thrB gene encoding homoserine kinase gives MTLRAVDLRGRAVAVKVPATSANLGPGFDTLGLSLALYDELRVSVRDEPGATVDVVGVGAGEVPTDESNLVVRAIAHTFESVGVALPGLNLVARNSIPHGRGMGSSGAAIVSGIMAAKGLLEGVVELDAQALLALANDMEGHPDNVAPALFGGLTIAWVTPDGPRFKKLIVHRGVSPLVLVPEHVMSTALARSLQPQSVPHEDAVFNVSRSALLVAALIQSPELLHAATEDKLHQSYRASAMPETDRLITLLRSNGFAAVVSGAGPSILVLCSDPSQRLAAAELVAREAQTAWQPLMLAVDFKGATVAPAAVDEADTPAA, from the coding sequence ATGACCTTGCGCGCCGTCGACCTGCGCGGGCGCGCGGTCGCGGTCAAGGTCCCGGCGACCAGCGCCAACCTCGGCCCCGGCTTCGACACGCTCGGGCTCTCGCTCGCCCTCTACGACGAGCTGCGCGTCAGCGTGCGCGACGAGCCGGGCGCGACCGTGGACGTCGTCGGCGTCGGGGCGGGGGAGGTCCCGACCGACGAGAGCAACCTCGTCGTGCGCGCGATCGCCCACACCTTCGAGTCGGTCGGTGTCGCGCTGCCCGGGCTGAACCTGGTGGCGCGCAATAGCATCCCGCACGGACGCGGCATGGGCTCGTCCGGCGCGGCCATCGTCTCCGGCATCATGGCGGCCAAGGGCCTGCTGGAGGGCGTCGTCGAGCTCGACGCCCAGGCGCTGCTGGCGCTCGCGAACGACATGGAGGGCCACCCCGACAACGTCGCGCCGGCGCTCTTCGGCGGCCTCACGATCGCCTGGGTCACGCCGGACGGCCCGCGGTTCAAGAAGCTGATCGTGCACCGCGGCGTCTCGCCGCTCGTGCTCGTGCCAGAGCACGTCATGTCGACCGCGCTCGCCCGCAGCCTCCAGCCGCAGTCGGTGCCCCACGAGGACGCCGTCTTCAACGTCTCGCGCTCGGCCCTGCTGGTCGCGGCGCTCATCCAGAGCCCCGAGCTGCTGCACGCGGCGACCGAGGACAAGCTCCACCAGAGCTACCGCGCCTCGGCCATGCCCGAGACCGACCGGCTGATCACGCTGCTGCGGTCCAACGGCTTCGCCGCGGTGGTCTCGGGGGCGGGACCGTCCATCCTCGTGCTGTGCAGCGACCCGAGCCAGCGGCTCGCCGCCGCGGAGCTCGTCGCCCGCGAAGCCCAGACGGCCTGGCAGCCGCTGATGCTCGCGGTCGATTTCAAGGGCGCGACGGTCGCTCCGGCGGCCGTGGACGAGGCGGACACACCGGCGGCCTAG
- the thrC gene encoding threonine synthase, translating to MPQSSNGPKSYSRQWRGVLREYADRLNISEATPIVTLGEGGTPLLPAPALSARTGANVFVKFEGMNPTGSFKDRGMTMAISKAVEHGAKAVICASTGNTSASAAAYATHAGIQAVVLVPEGKIAMGKLSQAIAHNAQLLQVQGNFDDCLDIARDLATNYPVHLVNSVNPDRIEGQKTAAFEVVEVLGDAPDFHIVPVGNAGNYTAYHRGYTEELQRGEATKLPRMFGFQAAGSAPIVLGHAVKEPDTIATAIRIGNPASWELALNARDDSDGYFGAIDDAGILEAHRILSAEVGIFVEPASAISVAGLLERSAAGVIPAGATVVLTVTGHGLKDPQWALRTADGSDVQPTSVPVDTNAIADVLGLVPTAGASA from the coding sequence ATGCCCCAGTCGTCGAATGGGCCGAAGTCGTACAGCCGGCAGTGGCGCGGCGTGCTCCGCGAGTACGCGGACCGCCTGAACATCTCCGAGGCGACTCCGATCGTGACGCTCGGCGAGGGCGGAACGCCGCTCCTGCCCGCCCCTGCGCTGTCCGCGCGCACGGGTGCGAACGTCTTCGTGAAGTTCGAGGGCATGAACCCGACCGGGTCGTTCAAGGACCGCGGCATGACGATGGCCATCTCCAAGGCCGTCGAGCACGGCGCGAAGGCCGTCATCTGCGCGTCCACCGGCAACACCTCGGCGTCGGCTGCCGCGTACGCCACCCACGCCGGCATCCAGGCCGTCGTGCTGGTGCCGGAGGGCAAGATCGCGATGGGCAAGCTCAGCCAGGCGATCGCGCACAACGCGCAGCTCCTCCAGGTGCAGGGCAACTTCGACGACTGTCTCGACATCGCCCGCGACCTGGCCACCAACTACCCGGTGCACCTGGTCAACTCGGTCAACCCCGACCGCATCGAGGGCCAGAAGACCGCCGCGTTCGAGGTCGTCGAGGTCCTGGGCGACGCCCCGGACTTCCACATCGTCCCGGTCGGCAACGCCGGCAACTACACCGCCTACCACCGCGGCTACACCGAGGAGCTGCAGCGTGGGGAGGCCACCAAGCTGCCGCGGATGTTCGGCTTCCAGGCCGCCGGCAGCGCCCCGATCGTGCTCGGCCACGCCGTCAAGGAGCCCGACACCATCGCCACCGCGATCCGGATCGGCAACCCCGCGTCGTGGGAGCTCGCGCTCAACGCGCGCGACGACAGCGACGGCTACTTCGGCGCGATCGACGACGCCGGCATCCTGGAGGCGCACCGCATCCTGTCCGCCGAGGTCGGCATCTTCGTGGAGCCCGCCAGCGCGATCAGCGTCGCCGGCCTCCTGGAGCGTTCGGCCGCCGGCGTCATCCCGGCCGGCGCCACCGTCGTGCTCACCGTCACCGGCCACGGCCTGAAGGACCCGCAGTGGGCCCTCCGCACGGCCGACGGCTCCGACGTGCAGCCGACCAGCGTCCCGGTCGACACCAACGCGATCGCCGACGTGCTCGGCCTCGTCCCGACCGCCGGGGCGTCCGCATGA
- a CDS encoding homoserine dehydrogenase, producing MIEYRNLRVALLGAGSVGSQVARLLLEQGDEFASRVGARLELVGIAVRDVDAPRDADLPKELFTTDATSLILGADIVVELMGGVEPARGYVLEALNSGADVITANKALLATHGPELFEAAEQVGAQLYYEAAVAGAIPIIRPLRDSLAGDTVKRILGIVNGTTNFILDRMDATGESLADALATATERGYAEADPTADIGGYDAAQKAAILASLAFHTTVPLEQVYREGITAVTREQVEAARAGGWVIKLLAICERLVDPETGEEGVSARVYPALISREHPLAAVRGAHNAVFVQAESAGDLMFYGAGAGGVETASAVLGDVVSAARRHVVGGPGVAESTHAGLPVLDVGRVVTRYQITLSVADQPGVLATVARILSDGGVSVETVQQSVPSSTGAVVIPGRSPLQSVAPIHGATAPTATLVIGTHEAEEAALAATVEALAASDVVTAVSSVLRVEGS from the coding sequence ATGATCGAATACCGCAACCTCCGCGTCGCGCTGCTGGGCGCTGGCTCCGTCGGCTCCCAGGTGGCGCGGCTGCTGCTGGAGCAGGGCGACGAGTTCGCCTCCCGCGTCGGCGCCCGGCTCGAACTGGTCGGCATCGCGGTGCGCGACGTCGACGCGCCGCGTGACGCCGACCTCCCGAAGGAGCTCTTCACCACCGACGCCACCTCGCTCATCCTCGGGGCGGACATCGTCGTTGAGCTGATGGGCGGTGTCGAGCCGGCCCGCGGCTACGTGCTGGAGGCGCTGAACTCCGGCGCCGACGTGATCACGGCCAACAAGGCGCTGCTCGCCACGCACGGCCCCGAGCTGTTCGAGGCCGCGGAGCAGGTCGGAGCGCAGCTCTACTACGAGGCCGCCGTCGCGGGCGCCATCCCGATCATCCGGCCGCTGCGCGACAGCCTCGCCGGCGACACCGTCAAGCGCATCCTCGGCATCGTCAACGGCACGACCAACTTTATCCTCGACCGGATGGACGCGACGGGGGAGTCCCTCGCCGACGCCCTCGCGACCGCCACCGAGCGCGGCTACGCGGAGGCCGACCCGACCGCCGACATCGGCGGCTACGACGCCGCGCAGAAGGCCGCGATCCTGGCGAGCCTCGCCTTCCACACCACCGTGCCGCTGGAGCAGGTCTACCGCGAGGGCATCACCGCGGTCACCCGCGAGCAGGTCGAGGCGGCCCGCGCAGGAGGCTGGGTGATCAAGCTGCTGGCGATCTGCGAGCGGCTGGTCGACCCGGAGACCGGCGAAGAGGGCGTCTCCGCCCGCGTCTACCCGGCCCTGATCAGCCGGGAGCACCCGCTCGCCGCCGTGCGCGGCGCACACAACGCGGTCTTCGTCCAGGCCGAGTCCGCGGGCGACCTCATGTTCTACGGCGCGGGCGCCGGAGGCGTCGAGACGGCCTCCGCCGTGCTCGGCGACGTCGTGTCCGCCGCGCGGCGCCACGTCGTGGGCGGCCCGGGCGTCGCGGAGTCGACGCACGCCGGCCTCCCGGTGCTCGACGTCGGCCGCGTCGTCACGCGCTACCAGATCACGCTGTCCGTGGCGGACCAGCCGGGCGTGCTCGCCACGGTCGCCCGCATCCTGAGCGACGGCGGGGTGAGCGTGGAGACGGTGCAGCAGTCCGTGCCGAGCAGCACCGGCGCCGTCGTCATACCGGGGCGGTCCCCATTGCAGAGTGTGGCACCGATTCACGGCGCGACCGCCCCCACCGCTACCCTGGTGATCGGCACCCACGAAGCCGAGGAGGCCGCGCTGGCGGCCACCGTGGAGGCGCTCGCCGCGAGCGACGTGGTGACCGCCGTCTCTTCCGTTCTCCGAGTCGAAGGATCGTAA